A region from the Francisella orientalis FNO12 genome encodes:
- a CDS encoding copper chaperone PCu(A)C, with product MKERLTIYQQTRIIKYEKIILSITTILAIAFFGFSNTQNTKNQCNIESSELSITHTEVKETNSNNTAIKMHIKNSGDKTIDIIAAYSPIDKQTQLHHFVTIGDKHVMKQIKNH from the coding sequence TTGAAAGAGCGCTTAACTATCTATCAACAAACAAGGATAATTAAATATGAAAAAATTATTTTAAGCATAACTACGATTTTAGCGATTGCATTTTTTGGCTTTAGTAATACGCAAAATACAAAAAATCAATGTAATATAGAATCTAGTGAGCTAAGCATAACTCACACAGAAGTAAAAGAGACTAATAGCAACAATACTGCCATAAAAATGCATATCAAAAATAGTGGTGATAAAACTATAGATATAATTGCAGCTTATTCACCTATAGACAAACAAACACAACTTCATCACTTCGTAACAATTGGTGATAAGCATGTAATGAAACAAATCAAAAACCATTGA
- a CDS encoding copper chaperone PCu(A)C — protein MLIDLKQKITKGEKIPVMLILEDGSTLSTTAIVD, from the coding sequence ATGCTAATTGATCTGAAACAAAAAATTACAAAAGGTGAAAAGATACCTGTAATGTTGATCTTAGAAGATGGCAGTACACTATCAACAACTGCAATAGTTGATTAA
- the ung gene encoding uracil-DNA glycosylase yields MNWSDVLADEKQKDYFKAILEFLASETKSGKIIFPNKADIFNAFKYTEFDNLKVVILGQDPYHNYNQAHGLAFSVQPGVEVPPSLRNIYKELERSISEFKAPNHGCLTSWAQQGVFLLNTTLTVEAHKANSHKDIGWDIFTDTVIQRISDNKTNVVFMLWGSHARKKKNLIDATKHLILESSHPSPLSVYRGFDGCDYFVKANQYLTSKSLDVIDWRL; encoded by the coding sequence ATGAATTGGTCAGATGTTTTAGCTGATGAAAAGCAAAAGGACTATTTTAAGGCTATATTGGAGTTTCTTGCGAGTGAAACAAAGTCTGGTAAGATTATATTTCCAAATAAAGCAGATATTTTTAATGCTTTTAAGTATACTGAGTTTGATAATCTAAAAGTAGTAATTCTAGGGCAAGATCCCTATCATAATTATAACCAAGCACACGGTCTTGCTTTTTCTGTACAACCAGGAGTTGAGGTTCCTCCATCACTGCGTAATATTTACAAAGAATTAGAGCGAAGTATCTCGGAATTTAAAGCTCCTAATCATGGTTGTCTCACATCTTGGGCTCAACAAGGTGTGTTTCTCCTAAATACAACTCTTACTGTAGAGGCTCATAAGGCTAATTCACACAAAGATATTGGATGGGATATTTTTACAGACACTGTAATACAAAGGATATCTGATAATAAAACAAATGTTGTGTTTATGCTATGGGGTTCACATGCTCGCAAGAAAAAAAATCTTATTGATGCGACTAAACACTTAATTCTGGAGTCATCACACCCATCACCATTATCTGTATATAGAGGGTTTGATGGGTGTGATTACTTCGTGAAAGCTAATCAATATTTGACTTCAAAAAGTCTCGATGTTATAGATTGGAGATTGTAA
- a CDS encoding oligopeptide:H+ symporter: MINVAMTLYYFAINVGAILAMLIVPVLSKVYDSYSLGFMICSLGVIIGLANFLIFYTIVRKVPSPVDNKPSSKKYIPLVFIFAAIFTYILGLIISNNLVSSIIAYSVVVLGFIYFIFIAFAQDSKIARNKMLVALVLIIQAVVFFSLYFQMLTSIALFVKHNVDRTLFGFEIPYSSYVLLNPLFISLLTPLLMYLFKKCSSTHATKFTIGMFLCSLAFFTLYESKISAVAGFTSSWWLVLSYALQSASEICIAAIGLAMITQLFPISISGTATGVWFLASMLGGKIAGILGSMTVDSNDSARTVL; encoded by the coding sequence ATGATTAATGTAGCAATGACATTGTATTACTTTGCGATTAATGTTGGTGCTATTTTAGCGATGTTAATAGTGCCAGTACTGTCTAAGGTGTATGATAGTTATTCGTTGGGCTTTATGATTTGTTCACTAGGTGTGATTATAGGTTTGGCTAATTTCTTAATCTTTTATACAATTGTCAGAAAAGTACCAAGTCCGGTTGATAACAAGCCTTCAAGCAAAAAATATATTCCTCTGGTATTTATATTTGCGGCTATTTTTACATATATTCTTGGCTTAATTATCTCAAATAATTTGGTAAGCTCAATCATTGCTTATTCGGTAGTAGTGTTAGGTTTTATATATTTTATTTTCATTGCGTTTGCTCAAGATTCAAAGATTGCAAGAAACAAGATGCTTGTAGCATTAGTATTGATAATCCAAGCAGTGGTATTTTTCTCATTATATTTTCAGATGCTAACATCGATAGCATTATTTGTTAAGCATAATGTTGATAGGACACTATTTGGATTTGAGATCCCATATTCTTCTTATGTGTTATTAAATCCATTATTTATTTCATTACTGACACCATTGTTGATGTATCTTTTTAAGAAATGCTCAAGTACACATGCTACTAAATTTACTATTGGAATGTTTTTGTGTTCTTTGGCATTTTTTACATTGTATGAGAGTAAGATTAGCGCTGTAGCAGGATTTACATCATCGTGGTGGCTAGTCCTATCGTATGCACTTCAGTCAGCATCAGAGATTTGTATAGCTGCTATTGGTTTAGCAATGATTACTCAGTTATTTCCAATTAGTATTTCAGGCACCGCTACTGGTGTTTGGTTTTTAGCATCAATGCTAGGCGGTAAAATTGCTGGAATACTAGGTAGTATGACTGTAGATAGCAATGATAGCGCAAGAACAGTTTTATAG
- a CDS encoding MFS transporter: MTSINKEKLSAPFWVVWIIEFWERFGYGGVFAILVAFLSDGLGFSEEKSTIIFTSYGAFSYGLLIIGGFVGDRLLSPRKTIIVGAIVLALSYAGLVFATASSIYFCLAGLIVGNALFKANPTSLISKMFDRGS; the protein is encoded by the coding sequence ATGACGAGTATAAATAAAGAAAAATTATCAGCACCATTCTGGGTTGTGTGGATTATAGAATTTTGGGAACGCTTTGGCTATGGTGGTGTTTTTGCTATCTTGGTAGCTTTTTTATCGGATGGATTAGGCTTTTCTGAAGAGAAATCTACAATTATTTTTACATCGTATGGAGCTTTTTCTTATGGTTTATTAATTATTGGTGGATTTGTCGGAGATAGGTTACTTAGTCCTCGTAAGACTATTATTGTTGGAGCTATTGTGCTTGCTCTTTCTTATGCGGGTTTGGTGTTTGCAACTGCAAGTTCGATATATTTTTGTCTAGCTGGTCTAATTGTTGGTAACGCGTTATTTAAAGCTAATCCAACCTCACTAATCTCTAAGATGTTTGATAGAGGTAGTTAG
- the lpdA gene encoding dihydrolipoyl dehydrogenase — protein sequence MSGIKTQVVVLGSGPGGYSAAFRAADLGLEVVLVERYAEIGGVCLNVGCIPSKAMLHIAKVINEARHLESLGIIEMGGLKINRENLLKYKDGVIGKLTSGLKGMAQMRKVKIVQGYGKFTSDKELAVEAADGKVTKITFDNCIIAAGSSVINLPFVPKDDRIIDSTGALEMKEIPETMLVVGGGIIGLEMAQVYSELGTKITVVEFADQLMNGVDKDLVKAYQKVNSRYGVRLKTGVTAMEAKEDGIYVTMEGDHPTKNERFDRVLMAIGRKPNGKLIDAEKAGVKVDERGFIPVDKQLRTNVPHIFAIGDIVGQPMLAHKAVPEGRTAAEVISGLNHSFDPLVIPSVAYTDPEVAWVGETETSAKAKGIKYEKGVFPWAASGRSLSIDRSEGMTKVLFDENHKIIGASIVGTNAGELISEAALAIEMGCDAEDIALTVHPHPTLSESLMMATEVFEGTATDLPPQKKKK from the coding sequence ATGAGTGGTATTAAAACGCAAGTTGTAGTTTTAGGTAGTGGCCCTGGGGGCTATAGTGCGGCTTTTAGAGCAGCTGACTTGGGATTAGAAGTAGTTTTGGTTGAGAGATATGCTGAAATTGGTGGTGTATGTCTGAATGTTGGTTGTATTCCATCTAAGGCTATGCTTCATATTGCTAAAGTTATCAATGAAGCGCGTCATCTAGAATCTCTAGGCATCATCGAGATGGGTGGTCTTAAAATCAACAGAGAAAACCTTTTAAAGTATAAAGATGGCGTGATTGGTAAGCTTACTAGCGGTCTAAAAGGCATGGCTCAGATGAGAAAAGTAAAAATCGTGCAAGGTTATGGTAAATTTACTTCTGATAAAGAGCTTGCTGTAGAAGCTGCTGATGGTAAAGTTACTAAGATTACTTTTGATAACTGTATTATTGCAGCGGGATCAAGTGTAATTAATTTACCATTTGTACCTAAAGATGACAGAATCATTGACTCTACTGGTGCTCTAGAGATGAAGGAAATCCCAGAGACTATGCTAGTAGTAGGTGGTGGTATCATTGGTCTTGAGATGGCTCAGGTATATTCTGAATTAGGTACTAAGATTACTGTTGTTGAATTTGCTGATCAGCTTATGAATGGTGTTGACAAAGATTTAGTCAAAGCATACCAAAAAGTAAATAGCCGTTATGGTGTTCGCTTAAAAACAGGTGTAACAGCTATGGAAGCTAAAGAAGATGGTATTTATGTAACTATGGAAGGCGATCATCCTACTAAGAATGAAAGATTCGATAGAGTACTTATGGCTATCGGTCGTAAGCCAAATGGTAAGCTAATTGATGCAGAAAAAGCTGGTGTTAAAGTTGATGAAAGGGGCTTTATCCCTGTAGATAAACAACTTCGTACAAATGTACCACATATCTTCGCAATTGGAGATATCGTTGGTCAGCCTATGCTTGCTCACAAAGCTGTACCAGAGGGAAGAACAGCTGCTGAAGTTATTTCTGGTCTGAACCATAGTTTTGATCCGTTAGTGATTCCTTCAGTTGCTTATACTGATCCTGAAGTTGCTTGGGTTGGTGAGACAGAGACTTCTGCAAAAGCAAAAGGTATCAAGTATGAGAAGGGTGTATTCCCATGGGCTGCTAGTGGTAGATCTCTAAGTATCGATAGATCAGAAGGTATGACGAAGGTTCTATTTGATGAGAATCATAAGATTATCGGTGCTTCTATCGTTGGTACTAATGCTGGAGAGCTTATCTCAGAAGCTGCTCTAGCAATCGAGATGGGATGTGATGCTGAAGATATCGCTCTTACGGTACATCCTCATCCAACTTTATCTGAGAGCTTGATGATGGCTACAGAAGTGTTTGAAGGTACTGCGACAGACTTGCCTCCTCAAAAGAAGAAAAAATAA
- the aceF gene encoding pyruvate dehydrogenase complex dihydrolipoyllysine-residue acetyltransferase, whose translation MSIEIVKVPDIGDYDSVDVIEVNVAEGDVIAEEDSLITLETDKASMEVPSPVAGKVVEIITKVGDKVSQGSLILKVETGASASVATQAPAQQVAPAQSATEEVVDVKVPDIGDYDSVDVIEVSVAVGDTIAEEDSLITLETDKASMEVPSPVAGEVVEIITKVGDKVSQGSLILKVKTKGTAPIAAPSQPAKQEAPKQEAQPAVSALATQTNVNEYAVDNSKAHASPAVRKLARILNVDLRKVKATGRKGRVTKEDCYNYIKHAVTQVQTGKVAASGSGLDLLDDLVVDFAKFGEIETQPLTRINKISAKNLHRNWVKIPHVTFYDDADVTDLEEFRKSKKAFSEKTGVKITPLSFLVKAAAVALQEFPRMNSSLSNDGENLILKKYYNIGFAADTPAGLMVPVIKDADKKGIIEISKDILELAGKARDGKLSAKDMTGATFTISSIGVLGTTAFTPIINMPEVAIMGVSKTAVKPVWNGKEFEPRTMLPLSMSADHRVIDGALAAKFLTRYCQILSDLREIIM comes from the coding sequence ATGTCTATAGAGATAGTTAAAGTTCCTGATATTGGGGATTATGATAGTGTAGATGTGATCGAAGTTAATGTTGCTGAAGGTGATGTTATCGCTGAAGAAGATTCTTTGATTACATTAGAAACAGATAAAGCTAGTATGGAAGTACCATCTCCTGTTGCTGGAAAAGTTGTTGAGATTATCACAAAGGTTGGTGATAAAGTTTCGCAAGGTAGCTTGATATTAAAAGTTGAGACTGGAGCAAGTGCTTCAGTAGCTACACAAGCGCCAGCACAGCAAGTTGCACCTGCACAGTCAGCTACTGAAGAAGTTGTAGATGTCAAAGTTCCGGATATTGGTGATTATGATAGTGTTGATGTTATCGAAGTATCAGTGGCTGTCGGTGATACAATTGCTGAAGAAGATTCTTTGATTACGTTAGAAACTGATAAGGCTAGTATGGAGGTTCCATCTCCTGTAGCTGGCGAAGTTGTTGAGATTATCACAAAGGTTGGTGATAAAGTTTCGCAAGGTAGCTTAATTCTTAAGGTCAAGACAAAGGGCACAGCTCCTATAGCAGCACCTAGTCAGCCAGCAAAGCAAGAAGCTCCTAAGCAAGAAGCTCAACCAGCAGTATCTGCTTTAGCGACTCAAACTAATGTTAATGAATATGCCGTAGATAATTCAAAAGCTCATGCTTCTCCAGCTGTTAGAAAGCTAGCTAGAATTTTAAATGTTGATTTAAGAAAAGTTAAAGCTACAGGTCGTAAAGGACGTGTAACAAAAGAAGATTGTTATAACTACATCAAGCACGCTGTAACACAAGTTCAGACTGGTAAAGTCGCTGCTAGTGGTAGTGGTTTAGATCTTCTAGATGATCTAGTGGTAGACTTCGCTAAGTTTGGTGAGATTGAAACTCAACCATTGACTCGTATCAACAAAATTAGTGCAAAAAATCTACATAGAAACTGGGTTAAAATTCCACATGTTACTTTCTATGATGATGCAGATGTTACTGATCTTGAAGAGTTTAGAAAGTCTAAAAAAGCATTTTCTGAGAAAACTGGAGTTAAGATTACGCCGTTATCATTCTTGGTCAAAGCTGCAGCTGTAGCACTTCAAGAGTTCCCGAGAATGAATAGTTCGCTATCAAATGATGGTGAAAACTTGATATTGAAGAAATACTACAATATTGGCTTTGCTGCTGATACTCCAGCTGGGCTAATGGTTCCAGTTATCAAGGATGCTGACAAAAAAGGTATTATTGAAATATCAAAAGATATTCTGGAATTAGCTGGTAAAGCGCGTGATGGTAAATTAAGTGCCAAAGATATGACTGGGGCTACATTTACTATCTCTAGTATAGGTGTGCTTGGGACTACAGCATTTACACCAATTATTAATATGCCAGAAGTAGCGATTATGGGTGTATCTAAGACTGCTGTTAAACCAGTGTGGAATGGTAAAGAATTTGAACCTAGAACTATGCTACCTCTATCTATGTCAGCAGATCACAGAGTAATTGATGGTGCATTAGCTGCTAAGTTCTTAACTAGATATTGTCAGATTTTATCTGATTTACGTGAAATCATAATGTAA
- the aceE gene encoding pyruvate dehydrogenase (acetyl-transferring), homodimeric type, whose translation MSDFTKDIDVLETQEWLEAFEDVIKREGADRAKFLFEQLLSKGAELGIENAYSTAKVKRYINSIDVSEQPSYPGDMEIEQRIEAINRWNSAVIVASANKREGSIGGHIGTGAGAMTLYEVGFNHFWKAPNENQAGDLIFYQGHLSPIVYARSYLEGRITKQQLENFRRQAFDRENAVSSYPHPYLQPTYWQFPTVSMGLGPLQAIYQARFMKYLQARGLVETSDRRVWAFCGDGEMDEPESIGSITRAGREGLDNLIFVVNCNLQRLDGLVNGNGNIVEELADVFAGAGWNVIKVLWSSDWDRLLQDQKGGKKLAQRLSELNDGQFHTIKAHGGAECRRVVFSGDEDLEALAKDMTDEDIQALRRGGHDPIKIYAAYKKAIEQANGKPTLILPMTVKGYGLGEWGESKNIAHNVKKLDTDALEHIKNRFNVPATKEDIENYKLVSLPEDSAEMKYLHAKRAALGGYIPARLENKELLAIPTYQEFAKNLLEDSGDREFSTTTAFVRILSHLAKDKKLGKHIVPITVDESRTFGMEGLFRQLGIYNPKGQQYVPEDKEQVMFYKEAKDGQILQEGINEQGGFCSWIAAATSYSVHKVPMIPFMIYYSMFGFQRFGDLAWAAGDSMAKGFVIGGTSGRTTLNGEGLQHEDGHSHIQAGLIPNCISYDPTYAYELAVILGEGMNRMYVKGEHVYYYITVMNENYSHRAMPEGCEEGIIKGLYKLEDTKPADKHVQLLGSGSILREVEAAAKMLKDEYGITSNVWSMTSANELHREAKKVARENMLHPDAERKESYIEKCLKNEQGPVIASTDYIKLYTDQLREFIPHTYVNLGTDGFGRSDTREALRSFFEVDRYHVVVASLYALHLDGKVKASEVKDAIKKYNIDPERVAPLYC comes from the coding sequence ATGTCGGATTTCACTAAAGATATTGATGTTTTAGAAACCCAAGAGTGGCTTGAGGCTTTTGAAGATGTCATTAAAAGAGAAGGTGCTGATAGAGCTAAGTTTTTATTTGAACAGTTGCTTAGTAAAGGTGCTGAACTTGGTATAGAGAATGCTTACTCAACAGCAAAAGTTAAAAGATATATAAATTCTATAGATGTTTCTGAACAGCCAAGTTATCCTGGTGATATGGAAATTGAGCAAAGAATCGAAGCCATAAATAGATGGAATTCAGCGGTAATAGTAGCATCAGCTAACAAAAGAGAAGGCTCTATTGGAGGTCATATTGGTACTGGTGCTGGTGCTATGACTCTATATGAAGTTGGCTTTAACCATTTCTGGAAAGCTCCAAATGAGAATCAAGCGGGTGATTTGATTTTCTACCAAGGACACCTTTCTCCAATCGTATATGCTCGTTCATACCTAGAGGGTAGAATAACAAAACAGCAATTAGAGAATTTTAGAAGACAAGCTTTTGATAGAGAAAATGCTGTTTCTTCTTATCCTCATCCGTATTTACAGCCTACATATTGGCAGTTCCCAACTGTATCTATGGGCTTAGGTCCACTTCAAGCTATCTATCAGGCTAGATTTATGAAGTATCTTCAAGCTAGAGGATTAGTTGAGACTTCTGATCGTCGTGTATGGGCATTCTGTGGTGATGGTGAGATGGATGAGCCGGAATCCATTGGTTCTATTACTAGGGCAGGTCGTGAAGGTTTAGATAACCTTATATTTGTAGTTAATTGTAATCTACAAAGGCTAGATGGCCTTGTAAACGGTAATGGTAATATTGTTGAAGAGTTGGCAGATGTATTTGCTGGTGCTGGCTGGAATGTTATCAAAGTTTTATGGAGTAGTGATTGGGATAGATTACTACAAGATCAAAAAGGCGGCAAAAAGCTTGCTCAAAGATTAAGTGAACTAAATGATGGTCAATTCCATACTATCAAAGCCCACGGTGGTGCTGAGTGTCGTAGAGTAGTATTTAGTGGTGATGAAGATCTTGAAGCGTTAGCTAAAGATATGACAGACGAAGATATCCAAGCATTACGTCGTGGTGGTCATGATCCAATCAAGATTTATGCTGCATATAAGAAGGCTATTGAGCAAGCAAATGGTAAACCAACACTTATCCTACCCATGACTGTTAAAGGTTATGGTTTAGGTGAGTGGGGTGAATCTAAGAATATTGCACACAACGTCAAAAAACTTGATACAGATGCTCTTGAGCATATCAAAAATAGATTTAATGTTCCTGCTACAAAAGAAGATATCGAAAATTATAAATTGGTTTCTTTACCTGAAGATTCTGCTGAGATGAAGTATCTTCATGCGAAAAGAGCAGCTTTAGGTGGCTATATTCCAGCAAGATTAGAGAATAAAGAGCTATTAGCTATTCCAACTTATCAAGAGTTTGCAAAAAACTTATTAGAAGATAGTGGTGATAGAGAGTTCTCTACTACTACAGCTTTTGTAAGAATACTATCTCACTTAGCAAAAGATAAGAAATTAGGTAAGCATATTGTACCAATCACGGTTGATGAATCGCGTACTTTTGGTATGGAAGGTCTATTCAGACAGTTAGGTATTTATAATCCTAAGGGTCAGCAGTATGTACCTGAAGATAAAGAACAAGTAATGTTCTACAAAGAAGCTAAAGATGGTCAGATTTTACAAGAAGGTATCAATGAGCAAGGCGGATTCTGTTCATGGATAGCTGCTGCTACATCTTATAGTGTGCATAAAGTGCCGATGATTCCTTTCATGATTTACTACTCTATGTTCGGTTTCCAAAGATTTGGTGATCTTGCATGGGCTGCGGGTGACTCTATGGCAAAAGGTTTTGTAATCGGTGGTACTTCTGGTCGTACAACTTTAAATGGTGAAGGTCTACAGCACGAAGATGGTCATAGCCATATTCAAGCTGGTCTAATTCCTAACTGTATTTCTTATGATCCTACTTATGCTTATGAGTTAGCTGTAATTCTTGGCGAAGGTATGAATAGAATGTATGTTAAAGGTGAGCATGTATATTACTATATCACTGTAATGAACGAGAATTATTCTCATAGAGCTATGCCAGAGGGTTGTGAAGAAGGTATTATCAAAGGTCTATATAAGCTTGAAGATACTAAACCAGCTGACAAACATGTGCAATTATTAGGTTCAGGTTCTATACTAAGAGAAGTTGAGGCTGCTGCTAAGATGCTAAAAGATGAGTATGGTATTACTTCAAATGTTTGGAGTATGACTTCTGCTAATGAGCTTCATAGAGAAGCTAAAAAAGTAGCAAGAGAAAATATGCTTCATCCAGATGCTGAGAGAAAAGAAAGCTACATAGAAAAATGCTTGAAGAATGAGCAAGGCCCTGTGATTGCTTCTACTGATTACATTAAACTCTATACAGATCAACTAAGAGAGTTTATTCCGCATACTTATGTTAACTTAGGTACTGATGGTTTTGGTAGATCTGATACTCGTGAAGCTCTAAGAAGTTTCTTTGAGGTTGATAGATATCACGTAGTTGTAGCATCATTATATGCTTTACATTTAGATGGTAAAGTCAAGGCTAGCGAAGTTAAAGATGCGATTAAGAAATATAATATAGACCCAGAGCGTGTAGCTCCGCTATATTGCTAA